The window AGGGCATCATGGTGCATTCCACTGGGGCGAATAACCCCAACCTCAAACGCTACGTCGGCCCCGACGACGGACTGCTCGGCAAAAACCAGTACAACAACCACTGGAACCAGAACACGCCGGACGGACGGCAGGTCTGCGTTCACGGTTTTATCGGTAAGCTGGCTGACGGTTCCGTCGCGACTTACCAGACCCTGCCGTGGAATATGCGCGGCTGGCACTGCGGTGGCTCCGGCAACGACACGCACATTTCCTTTGAAATCTGTGAGGACGGCCTGACGGACGCGGCATACTTCAACGCCATATATAAGGAGGCGGCCGAACTGTGCGCCTACCTCTGTAAACAGTATGGGCTGACTGAAAAAGACGTCATTTGCCATTCCGAGGGTTACAAGCTGGGGATTGCCAGTAATCACGGCGACGTCATGCACTGGTTCCCGAGGTTTGGGAAGAGCATGGATACCTTCCGCGCCGAGGTTGGGAAGCTGCTCACGGCGTCTGCTCCCACACCCGTCCCAACTCCTACTCCGTCTGGCTTTTCCGTCGGCGACCGGGTCGTTTTGAACGGCGCGGTTTATGCCGACAGCTACGGCGGCGGGAAAGGACGCTCCTTCCAGAACAGAACTTGCACCGTAACCCGCATAGTCGACCTCAAGCGCAAATGCCCGTACCTGCTGGACAATGGCTTAGGCTGGGTGCCTAAGGACAGCATTCGAAAAGCATAACAGAATTTCTATTATAAATAGCCACAGGTTTTCAAGCCCATCGAGGAGTTTTTCTTCGGTGGGCTTATTTTTTTATATCCTTTTCGGCCAAACAGCCTTTTTCCTTCCAGTGGGTAGTGAGGACAGAAGCCTCGGGCTGGAGGAAGCAGTACATGGCCAATATAATTGACGCAATACCGGAAGTTACCCTTGAAAAGAAACCTGTTTCGCAGGAACAGCTGCGACGGGAAGTTGACTAT is drawn from Oscillospiraceae bacterium and contains these coding sequences:
- a CDS encoding peptidoglycan recognition family protein, which encodes MNLHKLILTNNACYKAGRTITPKGIMVHSTGANNPNLKRYVGPDDGLLGKNQYNNHWNQNTPDGRQVCVHGFIGKLADGSVATYQTLPWNMRGWHCGGSGNDTHISFEICEDGLTDAAYFNAIYKEAAELCAYLCKQYGLTEKDVICHSEGYKLGIASNHGDVMHWFPRFGKSMDTFRAEVGKLLTASAPTPVPTPTPSGFSVGDRVVLNGAVYADSYGGGKGRSFQNRTCTVTRIVDLKRKCPYLLDNGLGWVPKDSIRKA